A portion of the Sabethes cyaneus chromosome 3, idSabCyanKW18_F2, whole genome shotgun sequence genome contains these proteins:
- the LOC128741450 gene encoding probable pseudouridine-5'-phosphatase isoform X1, giving the protein MSRLFSTGSALSATASKMVSNFRKVTHCIFDMDGLLLDTEILYTEVTQSVAEPHGKIYTWDIKQSIMGLQREAAAVAIIEALDLPMTPEEYIEITTKKINEIMPNCNLMPGAARLIHHLHQHNIPIAVATSSSADSYEVKTRKHLELFDLFHHKVTGSSDPEVKQGKPAPDIFLVAASRFPAKPTPEECLVFEDAPNGVTAGRAAGMQVVMVPDPHIDEEQRKHATVVLNSLEEFQPELFGLPAFK; this is encoded by the exons ATGAGCCGCCTGTTCAGTACTGGTTCTGCCCTCAGCGCGACTGCAAGCAAAATGGTTAGCAATTTCCGGAAAGTGACCCATTGCATCTTCGACATGGATGGATTGCTGCTGG ACACCGAGATCCTGTACACGGAGGTAACGCAAAGCGTTGCCGAACCGCACGGCAAAATCTACACCTGGGACATTAAGCAGTCAATAATGGGTCTGCAACGAGAGGCGGCCGCTGTTGCCATCATAGAAGCCCTCGATCTTCCGATGACCCCGGAGGAGTACATCGAAATTACCACCAAGAAAATCAACGAAATAATGCCCAACTGCAACCTGATGCCAG GTGCCGCACGTTTGATACACCATCTGCATCAGCACAACATTCCCATCGCGGTGGCCACTAGCTCGAGTGCAGACTCGTACGAGGTAAAGACCCGGAAACACCTGGAACTGTTCGATCTCTTCCACCACAAGGTAACCGGCTCATCCGATCCGGAGGTGAAGCAAGGCAAGCCGGCTCCGGATATATTTCTGGTAGCAGCCTCTCGGTTTCCCGCAAAACCTACACCAGAAGAG TGCCTTGTTTTCGAAGACGCCCCGAATGGCGTGACCGCCGGACGGGCAGCTGGAATGCAGGTGGTAATGGTACCGGATCCACATATCGACGAAGAACAGCGAAAGCATGCAACGGTGGTGCTAAACTCCCTCGAAGAATTTCAACCGGAACTATTTGGACTGCCCGCCTTCAAGTAG
- the LOC128741450 gene encoding probable pseudouridine-5'-phosphatase isoform X2 has product MSRLFSTGSALSATASKMVSNFRKVTHCIFDMDGLLLDTEKIYEKMLREIIKSYNATYPWATRLKVLGTTEQRTVSIIVNDLKLSCTVDEFLKKFREKQLVDLDGAPLMRGAARLIHHLHQHNIPIAVATSSSADSYEVKTRKHLELFDLFHHKVTGSSDPEVKQGKPAPDIFLVAASRFPAKPTPEECLVFEDAPNGVTAGRAAGMQVVMVPDPHIDEEQRKHATVVLNSLEEFQPELFGLPAFK; this is encoded by the exons ATGAGCCGCCTGTTCAGTACTGGTTCTGCCCTCAGCGCGACTGCAAGCAAAATGGTTAGCAATTTCCGGAAAGTGACCCATTGCATCTTCGACATGGATGGATTGCTGCTGG ATACAgagaaaatctacgaaaaaatgtTACGGGAAATAATCAAATCGTACAACGCGACCTATCCGTGGGCTACCCGGCTTAAGGTCCTCGGTACGACCGAGCAGAGAACCGTCTCGATCATAGTGAACGATCTGAAGCTGTCCTGTACAGTGGAtgagtttttgaaaaagttCCGTGAGAAACAGCTAGTGGATCTCGACGGCGCTCCTCTCATGAGAG GTGCCGCACGTTTGATACACCATCTGCATCAGCACAACATTCCCATCGCGGTGGCCACTAGCTCGAGTGCAGACTCGTACGAGGTAAAGACCCGGAAACACCTGGAACTGTTCGATCTCTTCCACCACAAGGTAACCGGCTCATCCGATCCGGAGGTGAAGCAAGGCAAGCCGGCTCCGGATATATTTCTGGTAGCAGCCTCTCGGTTTCCCGCAAAACCTACACCAGAAGAG TGCCTTGTTTTCGAAGACGCCCCGAATGGCGTGACCGCCGGACGGGCAGCTGGAATGCAGGTGGTAATGGTACCGGATCCACATATCGACGAAGAACAGCGAAAGCATGCAACGGTGGTGCTAAACTCCCTCGAAGAATTTCAACCGGAACTATTTGGACTGCCCGCCTTCAAGTAG